A genomic region of Streptosporangium lutulentum contains the following coding sequences:
- a CDS encoding GNAT family N-acetyltransferase — MTVVEVPQWQGSGSATAVRLAEGAALLGDMIPEAERVRIQVAGTLKETAERTRTALDRVRDGLVVTVGGDCGVELEPIAAALRRYGERLTVIWFDAHADLNTPDSSPSGAFHGMVLRTLLGDGPPELVPDQVLRPEQVVLAGVRALDAAESDFARATGIAGRSAPGEKTAALYIHIDLDVLDPDVFGSVGAPEPGGTLPQELVEQVAALAERFEIVGLGVTEYEPARRQDHDLLATLVPELVGLCRVSKARQVERRAARVWPASNLEEHEGWLLRHTPGVKRKRWNSALPPLHRATGVDRVEEFYRERETPLRVQVSPAEHHRDLDALLAARGYRIEGETSVLTASTGEVIAATAPAATVETVTDRGEWPRIFADLDDHLDSAAVGGTVLPHTVEPAALLTVSDGGRVAGMALFVADEGWAGIFSMATRPEYRRRGVATALLGAGARWAAEQGAERLYLQVEQDNKTARRLYARVGFVRSHTYHYRTRP, encoded by the coding sequence GTGACGGTCGTCGAGGTGCCGCAGTGGCAGGGGTCGGGCTCGGCCACCGCCGTACGGCTCGCCGAAGGAGCCGCCCTGCTGGGCGACATGATCCCCGAGGCCGAACGCGTCCGGATACAGGTCGCGGGGACGCTCAAGGAGACCGCCGAGCGGACGCGTACCGCGCTGGACCGCGTGCGGGACGGGCTCGTGGTCACCGTCGGCGGCGACTGCGGCGTGGAACTCGAACCGATCGCGGCGGCGTTGCGCCGGTACGGCGAGCGGCTGACGGTGATCTGGTTCGACGCGCACGCCGATCTCAACACGCCCGACTCGTCCCCCTCGGGCGCCTTCCACGGCATGGTGCTGCGCACGCTGCTCGGCGACGGCCCGCCGGAGCTGGTGCCCGATCAGGTGCTCCGGCCGGAACAGGTCGTCCTGGCCGGGGTCCGGGCCCTCGACGCCGCGGAGTCGGACTTCGCCCGGGCGACGGGGATCGCCGGCCGGTCCGCACCCGGCGAGAAGACGGCGGCCCTGTACATCCACATCGACCTCGACGTCCTCGACCCGGACGTCTTCGGCTCCGTCGGCGCACCGGAGCCCGGGGGCACGCTCCCCCAGGAGCTCGTCGAGCAGGTCGCGGCCCTCGCCGAGCGGTTCGAGATCGTCGGGCTGGGCGTCACCGAGTACGAACCCGCCCGCAGGCAAGACCACGACCTGCTCGCCACGCTGGTCCCCGAACTGGTGGGACTCTGCCGTGTCTCCAAGGCCCGGCAGGTCGAGCGCCGCGCCGCCCGGGTCTGGCCGGCCTCGAACCTCGAAGAACACGAGGGCTGGCTGCTCCGCCACACGCCGGGTGTGAAACGGAAGCGCTGGAACTCCGCGCTGCCCCCGCTCCACCGCGCGACCGGCGTCGATCGAGTGGAGGAGTTCTACCGGGAGCGCGAAACCCCCCTGCGTGTCCAGGTGAGCCCCGCCGAACACCACCGTGACCTGGACGCGCTCCTGGCCGCCCGTGGCTACCGGATCGAGGGCGAGACCTCGGTGCTCACCGCCTCCACTGGGGAAGTGATCGCCGCCACCGCGCCGGCCGCCACGGTCGAAACCGTGACCGACCGCGGCGAGTGGCCGCGGATCTTCGCCGACCTGGACGACCATCTCGACAGCGCGGCCGTCGGCGGGACCGTTCTCCCCCACACCGTCGAGCCCGCCGCTCTCCTGACCGTCTCCGACGGCGGACGTGTCGCGGGGATGGCCCTGTTCGTGGCCGACGAGGGCTGGGCGGGGATCTTCAGCATGGCGACCCGCCCCGAGTACCGGCGCCGGGGCGTCGCCACCGCCCTCCTGGGGGCCGGTGCCCGCTGGGCGGCCGAGCAGGGGGCCGAGCGGCTCTACCTTCAGGTGGAACAGGACAACAAAACGGCCCGTCGGCTGTATGCCCGGGTCGGTTTCGTGCGCTCGCACACCTACCACTACCGCACCCGCCCCTGA
- a CDS encoding glycosyltransferase family 2 protein, translating into MTDPKATVDVVVLTMNDRPLAFPQAMASLLAQQDVESRVIIVGNGVEPDQVPAGVRAVALPVNEGIPQGRNVGADALAGSGCGEFVFFFDNDAVLPAPDVLARLVAEARRHPEAAYIQPRIADPDTGVTLRRWVPRLRAGDVTRPGTITVMAEGVVLIRRADYERAGGWPGRFFLFHEGIDLSWRLWDLGRTGWYAPDIVIHHPATDPARHTTFYRLVARNRVWLAYRRLPAPLIPVYLATWTLLSITRIRSRANLAVWFAGLREGLKGGHGQRRPMSWTTVLRLTRAGRPPII; encoded by the coding sequence ATGACCGACCCGAAGGCCACCGTTGATGTGGTGGTCCTCACCATGAACGATCGGCCCCTCGCGTTCCCGCAGGCGATGGCCTCCCTGCTCGCCCAGCAGGACGTCGAGTCGCGTGTGATCATCGTGGGTAACGGGGTCGAGCCCGACCAGGTGCCCGCCGGCGTGCGCGCCGTTGCCCTGCCCGTCAACGAGGGCATCCCCCAGGGGCGCAACGTCGGCGCCGACGCCCTGGCCGGATCGGGCTGCGGCGAGTTCGTGTTCTTCTTCGACAACGACGCCGTCCTGCCCGCCCCTGACGTTCTCGCCCGGCTCGTCGCCGAAGCTCGCCGCCACCCCGAAGCCGCCTACATCCAGCCCCGCATCGCCGATCCCGACACCGGCGTCACCCTGCGCCGCTGGGTCCCGCGCCTGCGCGCCGGCGACGTCACCCGGCCCGGCACCATCACCGTCATGGCCGAGGGCGTGGTCCTCATCCGCCGCGCCGACTACGAGCGGGCCGGCGGCTGGCCCGGCCGGTTCTTCCTCTTCCACGAGGGCATCGACCTGAGCTGGAGGCTGTGGGACCTCGGGCGCACCGGCTGGTACGCGCCCGACATCGTCATCCACCACCCCGCCACCGACCCCGCCCGGCACACCACCTTCTACCGCCTTGTCGCCCGCAATCGCGTCTGGCTCGCCTACCGCCGCCTGCCCGCCCCCCTGATCCCTGTCTATCTGGCGACCTGGACGCTGCTCAGCATCACCCGGATCCGCTCCCGCGCGAACCTCGCCGTCTGGTTCGCCGGTCTGCGGGAAGGCCTCAAAGGCGGACACGGACAGCGCCGGCCGATGTCCTGGACCACCGTGCTACGACTGACCCGAGCCGGCCGCCCCCCGATCATTTGA
- a CDS encoding TetR/AcrR family transcriptional regulator, whose amino-acid sequence MPRQVDHDERRRQLTEALLRIAGTRGLQAVSMREIAAEAGVSLRVVQYYFTNKQALLESGLTELGARMDRRVKQRAATMGELTPRGVFAAVLGTILPFDEQSTLDSMAWTAYYTAALTDPALAAVGLTLPNALENFLTVRLTAAQQAGDIAPDRDPRTEVASLLALANGLTSSVLSQQRSHEAAAKIIDYHLDRLFGPAIS is encoded by the coding sequence ATGCCCCGACAGGTGGATCATGATGAGCGGCGGCGCCAGTTGACCGAGGCGCTGCTGCGCATCGCCGGCACCCGCGGCCTGCAGGCGGTGTCGATGCGTGAGATCGCCGCCGAGGCCGGGGTCTCACTGCGCGTCGTCCAGTACTACTTCACGAACAAGCAGGCCCTGCTTGAGTCCGGCCTCACCGAGCTGGGTGCCCGTATGGACCGCCGGGTAAAGCAGCGGGCCGCCACCATGGGAGAGCTGACACCACGAGGCGTTTTCGCCGCCGTCCTCGGCACGATCCTGCCCTTCGACGAGCAGAGCACACTGGACTCCATGGCCTGGACCGCCTACTACACCGCCGCCCTCACCGACCCGGCGCTCGCCGCGGTCGGGCTCACCCTGCCCAACGCACTGGAAAACTTCCTCACCGTACGGTTGACCGCCGCGCAGCAGGCCGGGGACATCGCCCCCGATCGTGACCCGCGTACCGAAGTCGCCAGCCTTCTGGCTCTCGCCAACGGCCTGACCTCCAGCGTCCTCAGTCAACAGCGTAGCCACGAAGCCGCCGCCAAAATCATCGACTACCACCTAGACCGCCTGTTCGGACCGGCGATCTCTTGA
- a CDS encoding alpha/beta fold hydrolase, protein MRAPDRPSAFTSDSARDKYFAVYDRVLGELWPVPVDAIDVETRAGSVRIHRAGPAEGDPVLLLAGAGGNALAWYRYIEPLARTRPVFAVDPLGEPGRSVQRRPLATGAEVGGWVTDVLAAVGAERAHVAGFSAGGWAAVEQQLGGGGRVAALTLVDPGGFAPLPRRFIRWALAGAIASMLPRALRHRMAGVVDNGVLREDELVELMRVGWSFRRRVPIPPAYTDEQIREVSVPVQVLLGARSALLDARALAARLADIVPSWRVEIVPGTGHSLPVEAPDLVAERILTFPGQARPGSTPPKHGTNNR, encoded by the coding sequence ATGCGCGCACCCGACCGGCCGTCGGCCTTCACCAGCGACTCCGCCCGTGACAAGTACTTCGCCGTCTATGACCGAGTGCTCGGCGAGCTGTGGCCGGTGCCGGTGGACGCCATCGACGTGGAAACCCGCGCCGGTAGTGTGCGGATCCACCGGGCCGGGCCCGCCGAGGGAGATCCGGTGCTCCTTCTGGCCGGTGCCGGCGGGAACGCGCTGGCCTGGTACCGCTACATCGAGCCGCTGGCGCGCACGCGCCCGGTCTTCGCCGTCGACCCGCTCGGCGAGCCCGGCCGCTCGGTTCAGAGGCGGCCGCTCGCGACCGGTGCGGAGGTCGGCGGCTGGGTCACCGACGTACTGGCCGCGGTTGGCGCCGAGCGCGCGCACGTGGCGGGTTTCTCCGCCGGCGGCTGGGCCGCGGTGGAACAGCAACTCGGCGGGGGCGGCCGGGTCGCGGCGCTGACGCTGGTGGACCCGGGCGGCTTCGCGCCGTTGCCCAGGCGGTTCATCCGCTGGGCCCTTGCCGGTGCCATCGCCTCCATGCTTCCTCGTGCGTTGCGACACCGCATGGCCGGCGTCGTGGACAACGGGGTGCTGCGCGAGGATGAGCTGGTGGAGCTGATGCGGGTCGGCTGGTCCTTCCGCCGGCGGGTGCCCATCCCGCCCGCCTATACCGACGAGCAGATACGCGAGGTGTCCGTGCCCGTGCAGGTGCTGCTGGGCGCCCGCAGCGCACTGCTCGACGCGCGGGCGCTGGCCGCGCGGCTGGCCGACATCGTGCCGTCCTGGCGGGTGGAGATCGTGCCCGGCACCGGACATTCGCTGCCCGTCGAGGCTCCGGACCTGGTCGCCGAACGGATTCTCACCTTTCCCGGCCAGGCGCGGCCCGGGAGCACACCTCCGAAGCACGGCACGAACAACAGGTAG
- a CDS encoding tyrosine-type recombinase/integrase has product MSTPRGEGPGDYGLIHVRYGKAKKGSPPKRRSVVTVWTWTAEIMDEWVTEFRPLLAVPGMSALWPSERGARIGLQRINSRFAAYRDALGLDAGLDFHGLRRSYVTHLIEAGRDPMFVQFQCGHEHASTTSLYTCVSSDFRTRTLRRALDETLAAALEPPRRTR; this is encoded by the coding sequence ATGTCCACACCTCGGGGTGAAGGCCCCGGCGACTATGGCCTGATCCACGTCCGCTATGGCAAGGCCAAGAAGGGGTCGCCACCCAAACGGCGCAGCGTGGTGACGGTCTGGACCTGGACCGCCGAGATCATGGACGAGTGGGTCACCGAGTTTCGGCCGCTGCTGGCGGTCCCCGGCATGTCGGCGCTCTGGCCGTCCGAGCGCGGCGCCAGGATCGGGTTGCAGCGCATCAACTCCCGGTTCGCCGCCTACCGCGACGCCCTTGGCCTCGATGCGGGCCTGGACTTTCACGGGTTGAGAAGGTCCTACGTCACGCACCTCATCGAGGCGGGCCGTGACCCGATGTTCGTCCAGTTCCAATGCGGACACGAGCACGCCAGCACGACGTCCCTCTACACCTGCGTGTCTTCGGACTTCCGCACCCGCACCCTGCGCCGGGCCCTGGACGAGACCCTGGCCGCCGCCCTTGAACCACCCCGGAGGACACGATGA
- a CDS encoding helix-turn-helix domain-containing protein, translating into MKRQVSYQWRLREVMAAHGMFTISDLVPLLVERGINLSVSQVHRLATGVPERLSLPVLAALCDIFTCTPAELIATKAENMAIRKTAGDDGPVNLNARRPKRARLRPEA; encoded by the coding sequence ATGAAACGCCAGGTCAGCTACCAGTGGCGGCTACGAGAAGTCATGGCCGCTCACGGCATGTTCACCATCAGCGACCTGGTCCCGCTCCTGGTCGAGCGCGGCATCAACCTGTCGGTCTCCCAAGTCCACCGCCTGGCCACCGGTGTTCCCGAACGCCTGTCTCTGCCGGTGCTCGCCGCGCTCTGCGACATCTTCACCTGCACCCCGGCCGAACTGATCGCCACCAAGGCCGAGAACATGGCGATTCGCAAGACCGCCGGCGACGACGGCCCCGTCAACCTCAACGCGCGGCGGCCCAAACGCGCCCGTCTTCGTCCCGAAGCATGA
- a CDS encoding SDR family NAD(P)-dependent oxidoreductase, translated as MTQILQTPFGFASTSAEVLVGVHLSGTRALVTGASSGVGIKTARVLAGAGAAVVLGVRDIDAGKEIAARISESTGNRDVGVGRLDLADLGSPRTRTAEIRSRILLPDPRRGRGSSHARAGP; from the coding sequence ATGACTCAAATCTTGCAGACACCGTTCGGATTCGCCTCGACCTCGGCCGAGGTCCTGGTCGGCGTGCACCTGTCCGGCACCCGCGCCCTGGTCACCGGCGCCTCCTCGGGGGTCGGTATCAAGACCGCTCGCGTCCTGGCCGGCGCCGGAGCCGCCGTCGTGCTCGGCGTGCGCGACATCGACGCGGGCAAGGAGATCGCCGCCCGGATCTCGGAGTCGACCGGCAACCGGGACGTCGGCGTCGGCCGTCTCGACCTTGCCGATCTCGGCTCTCCGAGAACACGCACGGCTGAGATACGTAGCCGTATTCTGCTCCCCGATCCTCGCCGTGGACGTGGAAGCTCGCATGCCCGAGCTGGCCCATGA
- a CDS encoding TetR/AcrR family transcriptional regulator yields MDEQGRARRPGGRSARVRAAVHQAVTELVRERGYGNFTVGDIAARAGVADTSLYRRWGNLQALLSDVLLTRLNAQSPMPDTGSLAGDLRTHAANVAREVTGPDGLALVRLTIALSGEGQQGLQARDELLADRTRQLQAMLDRACGRGEDPPDVLEVLDHLLAPIYMRVLFGAGPLTPDYLDGLVDRLLA; encoded by the coding sequence ATGGATGAGCAGGGGCGGGCCAGGCGGCCCGGCGGGCGCAGCGCCCGGGTCCGCGCGGCAGTGCACCAGGCCGTTACCGAGCTGGTCAGGGAGCGCGGCTACGGAAACTTCACAGTCGGCGACATCGCGGCCCGCGCGGGCGTGGCCGACACCAGCCTCTACCGCCGGTGGGGCAACCTCCAAGCCCTGCTCAGCGACGTGCTGCTGACCCGGCTCAACGCGCAGTCGCCGATGCCTGACACCGGCAGCCTGGCCGGCGACCTGCGGACCCACGCCGCCAACGTGGCCCGTGAGGTCACCGGACCCGACGGCCTGGCGCTGGTGCGGCTGACCATCGCGCTGTCAGGCGAGGGCCAGCAGGGCCTCCAGGCGCGCGACGAGCTCCTGGCCGACCGCACCAGGCAGTTGCAGGCCATGCTCGACCGCGCCTGCGGCCGCGGGGAGGACCCGCCTGACGTACTGGAGGTGCTGGACCATCTCCTGGCGCCGATCTACATGCGCGTCCTGTTCGGCGCGGGCCCGCTCACCCCTGACTACCTCGACGGGTTGGTCGACCGGTTGCTCGCCTGA
- a CDS encoding MFS transporter, with amino-acid sequence MKGLLTLTCAGQFMVLLDNTIVGAALPDMQQRLHIGLTGLQWIVDAYVLLVAMLLLSGGVFADRFGRRRVFLAGVAVFTAASVVCSLAPSIGWLIAGRVLQGVGAAALSPASLALLVAAYPAPGERVRAIGLWAGFSGIGLAAGPLAGGILVEAFGWPAIFLVNVPVGAVLLLAGLRVLGESRNPSAPPIDVPGTVLSAAGVGAVTYGLIEGGSRGWTSPVILGGFAAGLVLLAVFVVVEGRVSTPMLPLRLFRQRLFTASNTAMVVVGFALMGSSFFFSQFFVYVQGTSILVAGLRTLPVSLAMVIVSPYAGRFAARYGFRVVAGVGLALAGLGLLALGFVHADTGYGNVWWRLAVVGIGFALTMSPLTGAAIQAVSPREGGLASGVSSTTRQIGAVLGVAVLGAIVHTRESGGASFESGLNSAFLAAGAVTLACAVFTGLWLTADRTPRGVRADPSGGQAVSEPPLTASPRRPTS; translated from the coding sequence GTGAAAGGGTTGCTCACTCTGACCTGTGCAGGTCAGTTCATGGTGCTGCTCGACAACACGATCGTCGGTGCGGCCCTGCCCGATATGCAGCAGCGGCTCCATATCGGGCTGACCGGCCTGCAGTGGATCGTCGACGCTTATGTGCTGCTGGTGGCCATGCTGCTGCTGTCGGGCGGCGTTTTCGCCGACCGGTTCGGCCGCAGGCGGGTGTTCCTGGCCGGGGTGGCGGTGTTCACGGCCGCGTCGGTGGTGTGTTCGCTCGCGCCCTCGATCGGTTGGCTGATCGCCGGGCGGGTGCTGCAGGGCGTTGGGGCCGCGGCGCTGAGCCCCGCCTCGCTGGCGCTGCTCGTCGCCGCGTATCCCGCCCCGGGGGAGCGCGTCAGAGCGATCGGGTTGTGGGCCGGGTTCAGCGGCATCGGCCTGGCCGCCGGACCGCTGGCGGGCGGGATCTTGGTGGAGGCTTTCGGCTGGCCCGCCATCTTCCTGGTCAACGTGCCCGTCGGGGCGGTCCTGCTACTGGCCGGGCTGCGCGTGCTGGGGGAGTCCCGCAACCCGAGCGCGCCGCCGATCGACGTCCCCGGCACGGTCCTGTCCGCCGCGGGCGTGGGCGCGGTGACCTACGGCCTGATCGAGGGCGGTTCCCGCGGCTGGACCTCGCCGGTGATCCTGGGCGGCTTCGCCGCCGGGCTGGTGCTCCTGGCCGTGTTCGTCGTGGTCGAGGGTCGTGTGTCGACGCCGATGCTGCCGCTGCGGCTGTTTCGTCAGCGGCTGTTCACGGCGTCCAACACGGCGATGGTCGTGGTCGGGTTCGCGCTGATGGGGTCGTCGTTCTTCTTCTCCCAGTTCTTCGTCTACGTCCAGGGCACTTCGATCCTGGTGGCCGGGCTGCGGACCCTGCCGGTCTCGCTGGCCATGGTGATCGTCAGCCCGTACGCGGGCCGGTTCGCGGCCAGGTACGGCTTCCGCGTCGTCGCCGGCGTCGGTCTGGCGCTGGCCGGGCTGGGGCTGCTGGCGCTGGGCTTCGTCCACGCCGATACCGGCTACGGGAACGTGTGGTGGCGGCTGGCGGTCGTCGGCATCGGGTTCGCGCTCACCATGTCGCCGCTGACCGGGGCCGCCATCCAGGCGGTCAGCCCGCGGGAGGGCGGCCTCGCCTCGGGCGTCAGCAGCACCACCCGGCAGATCGGCGCGGTGCTCGGTGTGGCGGTGCTCGGGGCGATCGTCCACACGCGGGAGTCCGGCGGCGCCTCCTTCGAGTCCGGCCTCAACAGCGCTTTCCTCGCGGCGGGTGCCGTGACGCTGGCCTGCGCCGTGTTCACCGGCCTGTGGCTGACCGCGGACCGGACACCGAGGGGCGTCCGGGCCGACCCCTCAGGAGGCCAAGCGGTCAGTGAGCCGCCGCTGACAGCTTCTCCCCGCCGGCCCACGTCTTGA
- a CDS encoding Tn3 family transposase produces MLKGRKGAERSKEALKLEEAVHERLPQRDLLDILTRTAYQTGWTRHLGPASGSDPKVKEALGRYVLMVFTYGTLLGPAQVAAHMRGKLIGHNDPDYQEKIIKFNELLANCVIYSTAQDITDAANAIAADGHPVDLDDLATISPHITHVIRRFGNRILNLTPPAANPTTRLDLESQVFFAP; encoded by the coding sequence GTGCTCAAGGGGCGCAAGGGCGCCGAGCGGAGCAAGGAGGCGCTCAAGCTGGAGGAGGCCGTGCACGAACGGCTCCCACAGCGGGACCTGCTCGACATTCTCACCCGCACCGCCTACCAGACAGGCTGGACCCGGCACCTCGGCCCGGCCTCGGGCTCCGACCCGAAGGTCAAGGAAGCGCTCGGCCGGTACGTGCTGATGGTGTTCACCTACGGTACGTTGCTCGGCCCGGCCCAGGTTGCCGCGCACATGCGCGGCAAGCTCATCGGCCACAACGACCCCGACTACCAAGAGAAGATCATCAAGTTCAACGAGCTGCTGGCCAACTGCGTCATTTACTCGACCGCTCAGGACATCACGGACGCGGCCAACGCCATCGCCGCCGACGGCCACCCCGTCGACCTCGACGACCTGGCCACCATCTCTCCCCACATCACCCACGTCATCCGCCGGTTCGGCAACCGGATCCTCAACCTGACCCCGCCGGCCGCCAACCCCACCACCCGACTCGACCTCGAGTCCCAAGTCTTCTTCGCCCCATAA
- a CDS encoding MmyB family transcriptional regulator: MHGLLQLERLLAPLGALAPLEHRRSALKGQIGGGPGTRRRPRPPCRPGAACSGGSTKAVAYLRSVIGGAVDDPRPTELIGELSPHSERFRTLWARQDVRKKTSGVTRLLHPQIGTSISTTRNRHCPAHPGRCSSPTTPSAAPPPTRGSGCSRT; encoded by the coding sequence GTGCACGGCCTCCTCCAGCTTGAGCGCCTCCTTGCTCCGCTCGGCGCCCTTGCGCCCCTTGAGCACAGGCGGTCCGCTCTCAAGGGTCAGATCGGTGGTGGGCCGGGTACCCGGCGTCGACCCCGGCCGCCGTGTCGGCCAGGAGCTGCCTGTAGTGGCGGGTCAACCAAGGCCGTCGCTTACCTGCGGTCGGTCATCGGCGGCGCCGTCGACGACCCCCGGCCGACCGAGCTGATCGGCGAACTCAGCCCGCACAGCGAACGGTTCCGGACCCTTTGGGCTCGCCAGGACGTGCGGAAGAAGACGAGCGGCGTCACTCGCCTGCTTCACCCGCAGATCGGCACCTCGATCTCCACTACGAGAAACCGGCACTGCCCGGCGCACCCGGGCAGATGCTCATCGCCTACCACGCCGAGCGCGGCTCCCCCTCCTACGAGAGGCTCCGGTTGCTCGCGCACCTGA
- a CDS encoding PadR family transcriptional regulator has product MALRHAVLAALLDGEYTGYQLAKIFDVGVSNFWYASPQQLYTELAKLEKSGMISGRQVIQLDRPNKRVFTVTEAGLDELTAFAAAASKPLSIRDDLAVKVQAIDHLDPAPVLAQLDERAAEATAKLALFDQGMRRLRGDLDEEEFLRSSERVGPYLTYLAGCRLEREMRDWCLSTAALLRSRAASHPKEGR; this is encoded by the coding sequence ATGGCATTGCGGCATGCGGTGCTGGCGGCGTTGCTCGACGGGGAGTACACCGGCTACCAGCTCGCCAAGATCTTCGACGTGGGCGTGTCCAACTTCTGGTACGCGTCACCACAGCAGCTCTACACCGAGCTGGCGAAGCTGGAGAAGAGCGGGATGATCTCCGGGAGGCAGGTCATCCAGCTCGACCGGCCGAACAAACGGGTCTTCACGGTCACCGAAGCGGGACTGGACGAGCTCACGGCCTTCGCCGCGGCGGCGTCCAAGCCGCTGTCCATCCGCGACGATCTGGCGGTGAAGGTCCAGGCCATCGACCACCTCGACCCCGCCCCTGTGCTGGCCCAGCTCGACGAGCGGGCCGCCGAGGCCACCGCCAAGCTGGCGCTGTTCGATCAGGGCATGCGGCGGCTTAGAGGCGACCTCGACGAGGAGGAGTTCCTCCGCTCGTCCGAACGGGTCGGCCCGTACCTGACCTACCTGGCCGGATGCCGCCTGGAGCGGGAAATGCGCGACTGGTGCCTGAGCACCGCCGCCCTGCTCCGCTCCCGCGCGGCGAGCCACCCGAAGGAGGGCCGATGA
- a CDS encoding SGNH/GDSL hydrolase family protein, with amino-acid sequence MTYGAAPQGAARTFTRYVALGDSQTEGLGDGDDIRGYRGWADRLAEHLAEADPDLLYANLAVRGRLAAQVHAEQLGPALRLRPDLVTVMAGMNDLVRPGFDATEIAGCLEEMFAALTAAGAHVVTVTYPDIAKIAPLARRLLPRVLALNERIREAAARHGVTVIDTFSLAFATDARMWSVDRLHASPLGHARMAAAFAHALELPGSDDTWSVPLVPVAPRGRLRTVGTEFRWVAGFAGPWIYRRMRGRSTGDGRSAKRPDLAPVLSREGPVLSREE; translated from the coding sequence ATGACGTACGGCGCAGCGCCCCAGGGGGCGGCCAGGACGTTCACCCGGTACGTCGCGCTCGGAGACAGTCAGACGGAGGGCCTCGGCGACGGTGACGACATCCGCGGCTACCGCGGCTGGGCCGATCGTCTCGCCGAGCATCTCGCCGAGGCCGATCCGGACCTGCTCTACGCCAATCTCGCGGTACGGGGCCGCCTCGCCGCGCAGGTCCACGCCGAACAGCTCGGGCCCGCACTGCGGCTCCGTCCCGACCTGGTCACGGTCATGGCAGGGATGAACGACCTCGTCAGGCCGGGCTTCGACGCCACCGAGATCGCCGGCTGTCTGGAGGAGATGTTCGCCGCGCTCACCGCGGCCGGCGCCCACGTGGTCACCGTGACCTACCCCGACATCGCGAAGATCGCGCCCCTGGCCCGGCGGTTGCTCCCCCGCGTGCTCGCCCTGAACGAGCGGATCCGCGAGGCCGCGGCCCGCCACGGCGTCACCGTGATCGACACCTTCTCGCTCGCCTTCGCCACCGACGCCAGGATGTGGAGCGTCGACCGCCTGCACGCCAGTCCCCTGGGCCACGCCCGGATGGCCGCGGCCTTCGCACATGCCCTCGAGCTCCCGGGCAGCGACGACACCTGGTCGGTCCCGCTCGTACCGGTCGCCCCACGCGGCCGCCTGCGAACTGTGGGGACGGAGTTTCGCTGGGTCGCCGGCTTCGCCGGTCCGTGGATCTACCGCCGCATGCGGGGCAGATCCACGGGCGACGGCCGCAGCGCCAAACGCCCCGACCTCGCGCCCGTGCTCTCTCGCGAGGGGCCCGTGCTCTCTCGCGAGGAGTGA
- a CDS encoding serine hydrolase domain-containing protein yields MDHLQAALEELAAGRGPGLFALVADAGEVVFTGSVGTADLDRPRPIEVGDRFRIASVTKPYLATVVLQLADQGRLSLTDTLDHRLPGLLPGGEALHSGRRH; encoded by the coding sequence GTGGATCATTTACAGGCTGCACTGGAGGAGCTGGCGGCAGGACGCGGTCCGGGACTGTTCGCGCTCGTGGCGGATGCCGGCGAAGTGGTGTTCACCGGCAGCGTGGGCACCGCCGATCTGGATCGCCCGCGTCCGATCGAGGTCGGTGACCGCTTCCGCATCGCGAGCGTGACCAAGCCCTACCTTGCCACGGTGGTGCTGCAACTGGCAGATCAGGGGCGGCTGTCACTGACCGACACCCTCGACCACCGGCTTCCTGGTCTGCTGCCGGGCGGCGAGGCCCTCCACTCGGGTCGGCGCCACTAG